The Etheostoma spectabile isolate EspeVRDwgs_2016 unplaced genomic scaffold, UIUC_Espe_1.0 scaffold00003124, whole genome shotgun sequence DNA window CTGTATCACACGTGTCAACTCCTGGGGCTGTCCGAAGAGaggatggaaaaaaataaagcaagtaagcgGTATAAATGGAGAGAAGGAGCAAAAGAAAGTacaaattaaaaggaaaagtaaAGTAGTTACTATTCTAGAGGTACTTTTGGGGTTCTTAATGTTGGAATAATAGgacataatttaaaaagtatCTTTCTTAATTCCCAGCATAAAAAATACTCTAATCAAACCACTGCCGTTGAACTTTTCAACTGCTCAGTCCATCATTCACCTCACACACCTGAAATTAAATTCAGCAACATAGACGAGTAGTAAGCAGACACACTTTCATCCTCACCTGGTCATTATGCTCTATGGCCATGGTGACAACACTGAGGAAAACAGCAAACATGACCAATCGGTCAAAGAGTTTGCTGTGGACAGTCCTCTTAAGCTTTTCCATGAATGGTCTCCAGACCTGATAGATCTGTCACAGAAAGGTAGTCAGTTAAGAAAGGCAACAATGCTGCTGCTGATGGTTCTGCAGAAAGTTGTTCACTAGTCTTACCACTGAGGTATTCATCCTGCGGCTGGCGCCATTAGGATGCACCTCATTACGTCTATTGGTAAAAGGACATAAATAACAGTCAATTTTCATcttaaatgaagacatgttttGTTCTGGTAATGTCCCATTGTGAGAAACACAAATTAACTAATGCAAACTCAATTGTTCCATGCTCAGAGCATGTAACCCCATAACATCAGACATCTTCCAACTTTTGCCTGATTGAGTACTACATGTACTACAACATAAGAAAGCATTTATATCTACATTCATCCTGAGCATGAGGGAAAAATGCATTTGACATAATCTTCTACCGTTATACACACAGATATTACTGCAAACTACAAATCtgaccacaaacaaaacaaagacctCCAGGTTGCATATACATCTTATACAGTGACTGACCTGTTGTATTTACGGTAGATTGCCTGCAGCCATCCAATTAACTTGCCACAGAGCTGTGCAATAGCCACAGCACCAACACTTGGCTCTCCTGtatcttgtttcattttgtcCGAGAACTGGGTGGCGATGACAACTGCGCATATGTTTATCATAATAAAGGAGCCCATCtggaggggaagaaaaaagtTGCTATTAAGGGCAAGGGTTTGAAAACTGCTTTGAGATAATTGCACCCATGATTTAAGCATTACTGCCCTCAAATTAATTAAGCTCTTTAATTTAAGTGTTAACAATTAGTCTGTTTCAGGAGCAACATAAGCTGTTCGAAAAGAAGTCTGTCTAAATGAAAGCATTACAAGTGGCCCAACTCAAGTTGACAAGTTAAGGGTGCTTATGTCTATTTTTCTACAACAAAGCATGTGAAACAATGTGTTACATAGACATGACCTAACTAAAACCTGAAGTTAACAGATGGCCTTTTCCACAGTTTATTTTAAGAACTGCAACGAGTAAGGATTACGGGGAAAATTTGTGTTTCATTGATTGAGTCATTGGATACTACAGGGGTTTGGCATGGGTCTATTTCAAACAAGACCAACATTAGTGCGTGTAGCATTTGGACCGATATTGAGGACCAAATCAAAACATAGTATGAATGTATTTTGCTGCCTCTGCTGGATTTTTATAATTGCTAATGAAATTATTAAACCAGAGTTAGAGACCATTTTGCAGCCCAGATTTACCAGTATGGAACAATACCAAGACAtcatttttaagttgtttttttgagaCCTTAGAACACTTTCAATTACTATGGTTGTCAACTAAAACAAAGACAAGTGGCTACTCACAACAGTGAcgaatacaaaaaatacaacactCCACCAAGAATAAGCATCCATAGTATAAAACATGATTTCCGTCCATCCTTCCAGTGTCACAACCTGGAGGTAGACAGAGAgtgataaaataaatgtaatattattacGTGGCAACATTTTATAAGCTTCTAGTTAAAAACATGGTAAACAGTGGAACAGTAACTTcagaacaaagaacaaaactGTTAAGGGTAATAATCCAGCCAGAGGAAAATAGACTCACCtatgactttattattattattatgataaaTATTTTTCTGAACATGTACAGTAAAAGCCCTTGTTACCTGGAATATAGTTATCCAGGAGGAAACAATGTCATCAAAGTAGTTAGCTCCAATGGAAAGGTTGTGGTCCGCGGGCCGACAGACATTGTAGTAGATATTCCAGTTGAAGCAGGCGTTAACACTGGCCCCGGCCCCTGTAGAGTCTAGCCCATTTACAGTTGAAGCAAACTGGTGAGAAGCCAACACGCAGGTTGAACCATTCTTGTGAAAAGGTGGCACATCTCTGCAGTGTTGTGTCCCGCTCTCGCCATTACGCGAACAGATAAatgggagtttttcctcgtTTATGTAATATGGACTTAAGGACACGTTGTACTTTCTGGAtagaaaaaagaacaacaatttATAGACTCTAGAATTAATACACTCTACATCATGACTTAGCTGTTAGATTTCAcatgacagtttttttgtgctgtgttgaaaaaagaaaatgtacactaccgttcaaaagtttggggtcacccaaacaattttgtgttttcctgaaatgtgtatgagtgtttatctgatgagcaggtggcaccttgtacggcagccccggccacagtgtatgaatgtgtgtgaatggtgaatgtatcctgtagatgtaaaagcgctttgggtagtcgttaagactagaaaagcgctatataaatacagcacatttacatttacatttgaagtCATATCAAAACCTGATGATATAGGATTTGTTGTCAAATGTATTATGAACAGCATTTTTttcagagagaagagaaaaaatgcaaatactgaaAATGCAGAACGAGCATTTTCCTTACGTGGGAATGTCCTCTCCCAGGAAGCAGAGGTTGCGCAGCTGTCCCCCCCACAACTGGACTCCAACAATGGCAGGGATTTGGATGAAGAAGATGCAGAAGACCATAACATTTGCGAGCATGGGCACAGTGCCTAACAGTACTGTCACAACGTGGTGCATACCTACAAAGATGTTTAAGAAGGTTTATTACAGTGATTGACATCCATTGAGTCACAGTGAAAGCTTGAAAGCTTTCATTCATATAATTATCAATATTAAAATGACTACATATTGAACTTACTGTATGTACTTGCTGTACTATATGTTTGGAAACACTGAAAAATAAGTTTTGAGAACAAatgcaaaatgttgaaatgtcgACTTACTAGGTACTCTGCTGATAAGTTGCAATGGCGAGAGCACTTGAAAGAATTGCAAGGGGATGTCAAATATGTCAAACATAATATCCAACAACCTGAGGAGACAGTTGCAGACAGAAACAGGGAGAAcagttttttggggtttttttcatttacaaaaatctaaatttacaGCATTATTATGCTAAATATGAAAACCCTTTATAAACAAGCCATGAGAAGCTGACAATTGAAAAACTTGTCCTTCtctaaaatataaacaaagtcaGGCCAGTGTGACCAAAGCTGTccaaacgttttttttgttttttaataaagacCCTGCTATATTTGTGAGTGAATTATTATGTATGTTgtctttaaaacctctttaaaaacacttgaaaatatatatgCTTTTCtagcctaaatttttacccccaaaaaagtgatgcagtttccacatactttctccctctgggatgaccctgaggtcattggaaagttaacactctcaatttgttgtttctagtggaaGTGTggcactaggccttactgacacagagttaAAGAGGtaagaacacagaatttctatttccgtccaagtaaatcatctgtaaaattaataaaaacattactgtaaGCATATCAAATGGGCTACATACAAttatagtaccctagccacatgtctcaacttagaataTCAGCTGTCACATAACTCCTTAGACTTCAGGCTATCTGCCCGTTTGCAGCGATCCAATGTGGCTGCTTCAGGACAGACGGCAGAAGCGATCAAAGTCCAAAAATGATGGactgttcagctttgtttacGAGGAAACTTGGCCAGAATTTACTAGATTGTCAGGGGACCAGCTAGTTTTGGATTAAAAGGAAAGGATGTACTTATTCTTTGAACtgttggcgatgtaggaaaaaaaaatatatgatgatctttcaccgctgtggatAAAGACACGAGGACAAAGGTAGGGATTCACGCTCGACTTTAGACAGAAACGGTGCAgaatctttctgtttctttatttcatagcgtgattataaccgctgtaagtcaccttatGTGTGGGCtcaatggaatcatgagacgttaagctttctaatgatgTACTGCATGAGCCGGTATGtgacgatttaatgcttgcaattcatgAATGAAAAACACGTTGTCTCTTAAAGTGGAGACACGTACCAGCACCAGCACAGGGCTCAAGTTAAACACGGGAGAAACTGAGACATTGAATATGATGTTTCCCTAAAGTGACTGCAGTTGttatcagatttaaaaaaaatagaaaattgagAGGCATTGTGGAATACTAACTTTCCAACGTTGATGATAAAGTCCAGCTTGTACCAGTGGTTGCTGAGGTAACTCCCTTTATTGCAAATGAATCCCAGGGCCACCACCTTGATGGACATTTCCACAATAAAGTagaaaaacacaaggaaatCCAATATCTGgcaatacacaaaaaaaagaaaaaaacatagttaAACAGAGTAGAAACAACAACACTAATGCTAACGTACAAAAGTACTATTGTGTTTACTCATCCATACATAAGGACATTGTCCACTGATTGTATgtaaaaaaggtattttatCTACAATTGGTTATCAATCGCCTATTATGTTATGTCATTATGGTGGTCTCGAATGTGATATGGCCACTTTCTCTTTCCAACATTTTGGCCAGGTTGACCTGTTTTAAGAGCAGAAATGTTGTCTATGACTCAACCGGGCCAGAACTGAAGGACTGGAGTGAAATGTATTGAACTTGAACAGTCTTACAGTTAAACTATATAATCGGTTTAAATAATTATACAACcattttccacacaaaaatATACCATGTATTTAATGACAGATTCACAGCACAGGTATCTAGCCACACTGCAATAATAGAAATTGAGGTAATCAGTATTAaacaatgtttgtgtgttttcatgggGAGTAAAGTTTTGGAAAATCCACACCAAGGGTAACACTAACCTTCTGTGTGTTGGTCTTCATTTCCCCGGGCTTGTAAATGGACAAATTTACACAGTTGAGCACGATTATCAGTACAGACACATAATCCAACCACGTGGAGAAGGAGGTTAAGGtcaaaacacacagggtgagaTTATATTTATTATCAATAATTGAGAATAGATAATTACGTAGAAGAAGCACAGAGGACACAAAAACTAATAATGACCAAATCAAATCATACAATCTTATAATGTTTTAAATGCCACAGCTAGGCAAAGTGAGTGTGACCTCTAGATACATTCATAAATACATTGGTATAATATCTACTCAagttaatattgttattattatttttacacataTTTGGTCTTTGGTGTCAGACAAGGTTCAACTTTAAGCAGTAGGAAAGGATATGGGCTACGGGCCACTTGCAGACACCTGTTACGGAGTCTTGTGGTCTGTTTTAAGCGGCAAAAAACTACTGGAACCAGGTTCGGATAGGGCAACTGCTCCTCCGGAACTTCTTGTTCTGGTAAAGTAAGTGCCATCTCCCGCCGCTGCTTCTCCTTCTGTCCCTTAGTCGTGATGAAGTTCAAACACAGATACACTATAAGGAGGTTCACAGAGGTGCAGAGAGGAAGTGGGTAAACAGAGGGAAAACAGTCAGGTGACAATCAGAAAGGAGAAGGGGAcggagagacagaaaaacaaaatgaacttctataactcaaaaaaaaaaaatgtctgatattcagtatgattgtagtacctgatgCAATGTACCCAAATATATCAGTCAATgcctggaactatggagcaaattCATTTTAGAGCTCCTACAATTTCATATTTTTGGATTGTCTAACGACAGAAGTATGGAAGATTGGTGtcaaaaatctccaaaatgaTACAATAGAAATGTCTGAATCtcagtatgattgtagtacctgatttactgtactcaaatatatcagtcactgcctggaactatggagcaaattCATTTTAGAGCTTGGGACTGATCGTTGAGGGACTTAAACTTCATAAAATCTCAAAATTTATAACATTCAActgctttattttaaatatggGTTTAGTTGCCCCTAAAATAAATAGTtgtctaaaaataataattattaatgttattaacaAAGAATAACTCCTAGGAGTTATTTCACAATTTATTggaattgtatttgttttgtgtaacgGACAGACAAGgcttacatatatttttttacttgtgGTGAATATATTCCATTAATCTTGTTTTAAATACTTAGTATTAACATCTTATTTTGAAAACCGGAAGTAGTCGCATGTGTATTGTTCGCTAGTCGATCTGGGCTGTTAGGATGCATTTACCATATTTGCCAGTAAAAGAGCGCACTACAAATTAATTGTCGGCTGATTTGACCACGGAGGTCCGAGTGTCGGCTGGCTTGACCGCAgtgattttttgacagtttgtacTGGTTATAaggagcaatatgtgagagaaatatggtgataattgatcgatgtttaggtacattaagccacgttaagctttttcacgttaagctttttccttacaATATCCCTTAATGAAGCTTAATGTCAGCTACCGTCCATAGTAATCGGACTTTGGGTCcgatttttttgacagtttgtactggttatgaggagcaatatgtgagagaaatatggtgataattgatcgatgtttaggtacattaagccacgttaagctttttcacgtttaGCGTTTTATAACGTCACCGTCGCAGAAATGTATAGCAGCGACGTCTCGGGGACGTATGTGTTCTTACTGGGTATAAAAACTTTATCGGTGAGTTAGCTTCCTAGCTAATGACAACCGTTCAAATTGAAATAACGTTAGCGAGAATTAGCTAGCGAGCTAGTGATTTTAGCTATCATTAAGCGTTAGCCAGCAGTGTAAATAGCTGCCTCGCGTTATAACGttacaataaacaaaacatttacagtcCATTGGCTAATACAAGGCCATCTTTGCCCGTTTTCCATACTGAAATTaagtattttaaaagttaattgGTGCAGTAAAACTAGGGTAACAAGACGTCCCCGGTTACTAGGGtaaccagacgtccccggtttccaggGACAGTCCCGATTTTGGCGATCTGTCcgcggaaatgtccccggttttcactgtgactgacagacccgaaattggaatgaaagaaagaaaatactgaccaaacggagccgataatcgctcaccctacacacgcagtcttcagaccgccagagccagcggtgctgaGAGATATTTTAGAAAGCCGTTGTCCTAGTTATCACCGccacccagctaacaatttatggttcccagaacgttcgtttttggttgtgggaacgttccctgaaggtttgttttggttgtctgtTGGTTAATCTAAGCTTGGCGCTTatttctttcttacttttattttgaacaaaaagtaagaataaaataaaatataaaaacacaataagtgTGTAACAACACaccaaaaggaaaaacattatCTATAAAGTGTTACAGTTTTACTTCAGGCAGAATTAAGAACAaaatctgtctctgtgtctgtccagaTGACACGCCGGTGGCCTCGGCCAAAGCAGGTCCTGCTGACGGTTCGGGAGACGTGGACGAGGAGGGGAATGCCCACAACGGACGCCTCTGAGGGCGGTGATTATCGGAGAACAGGAGCATCGTATTGACATGCAGGTCATCAGACCCTACCTCCGAGTCATCCCACACGGAGGTCAGTGATAGGACAGAAATCAAATCAATCTCTTCAAAGACTTTGGAACATGATTTCCAGTAATATACAAAAAATGCAGCCTGTAACCCATGCAGAGCAGTGTTATTCACTTTTAACTTAAACTCTATCCTTTCAGGTTATTATGGCGAGGGCCTTAATGCCATCATTGTTTTCTCTGCTTGTTACCTGCCTGACAGCAGCTGTCCAGACTATCACTACATCATGGAGAACCTATTCCTGTAAGTGACTTTCAGTTTTAAAGTATAGGCTTTGATAATGTGCATATATGGATAACTGAATGGCTCCTTCAACAGTAAGCatgtctcggtcttgtcttttTGGTTCCATTTCTTTTGATGCATCTTAGCGCTTTTTGTCTCATCTGTTTTGAGGTTATGCATTATTTCCTATGGCAAAGCAACAACACATAACATCCATCCCTCTCCTGCAGGTTTGTGGTGAGCAGTCTGGAGATGCTAGTGGCTGAAGATTACTTGATCATCTACATGAACGGAGCCACTCCTCGGAGTAAAATGCCTGGGATCAGCTGGCTCAAGAAATGTTACCAAATGATTGACAGAAGGTGGGAAACTATGGAAAAACTACTCTAACATATTGActataattgatttaaaagaagtACTGTTCTGAAGTTAAATGAGTTAAGTCCATCTATGTCTGCTATATTTAGCTGATGAGCACTGTTCACCATCAACATACAGAAATACATAACATTGATACTGACAGACTCAAAGGCAAGGTCAATGTTGTCACTTGTCACTAGGGATGACTCACAGGCTATAGTTATAGAATTTACTATGTTTAATGCTCATTTCTATAtggttaatatttttttgtaaacactAGCCGAACTGTGATTTACTTACTATATGTGTGGTGATGGCAGATTGAGGAAGAACCTGAAGTCTTTGGTCATTGCTCATCCTACGTGGTTCATACGCACCGTCCTGGCAATATCCAGACCCTTatcaggtaacacacacacacacacacacacacacacacacacacacacacacacacacacacacacacacacacacacgcacacacacacacacacaccagactttGACATCAGTGATACATAACGGTGGTTGTGTTGTTTTCAAATTGTTGCCCTCTGCAGTGTGAAGTTCATGAGTAAGATCCATTATGTCCACAGTCTGGATGAACTGGCAGAGATCGTCTCCATGGAGCAAGTCCATGTCCCAGAGTGTGTGGTGCAGTAAGTATATCTGACCACTAGATGGAGAAAAAGAACACCAACCTGCAGGCAGCAGctgttacagttttttcctattgctaacacacaattttgcaaactagtctggttttatcaaaatacataacacaattcacaaaaccacacacccaaactgcaaaacacctcatatatcctgcaaaatgaagcactgcaaccaaaactacacatagcattatcaaaatcaaacttttgcatgaaatgccacacacttcattcacattaccagatttttgcctaaccaactacacactgttgggcataatgaaaagcaccctcatctttactatgccttgccataatactaaaatatgttttagattgttcacatgcacagaaatatttgcagatacacacacatgctggtaaaacattattttatgtttcactacagtgaacaagtcagtgcaaaaaattgcagatatatttacatgggactgaataaaaatattcttacaaaaaactgtaaactgaaaaagaaaatttcagacaaaatatatcacagtaaaaaaaagaagcaagaaaaataattacaattttttcCATTTGCCGCACAGCCGGTTCGGTCCACAACATCTCGGCATCACAGACAATATGTCCCCCCCACAGATATCGAGTGGGGAGCACCTTGAGTGCCTTATCCATCCCTGAATTGCACCCACATCCATCTCATCACATGCCTCTTCCATAGCCTGCACAAGAGGCACGCGcacaaagggccgcgggtcgtATACCTTCCACCACCGCCATGCTGAAAAGAACTCTTCTTTGAGTTTCAGACATGGTGAGAATGGTGGGAGGTATCGCACGAGAAATGGTGGGTGGTCAGCGAACCAGTTTTGTACAGCGGCTGCACGATGAACGCTCACGTTGTCCCATACTACAACGTACCGGTTTCCTTGATGGTCTGCATCATTCATATGCTCTGGTAGTGTGAGAATGTTGTgaagtctgtccagaaatgtgagaatatgTGCTGTGTTGTATGGTCCAAGGTTGACATGACGGTGGAGGACAACATGCATACTGGAGATGGCAGAGCACACTGTGATGTTCCCACCACGTTGGCCAGGAACATCTAAAATGGCTCTGTGGCCAATGACGTTTCTCCCCCTTCTTCTGCTCTTTGCTAGGTTGAACAAAGCCTCATCTATAAAGATAAACTC harbors:
- the LOC116676373 gene encoding LOW QUALITY PROTEIN: caytaxin-like (The sequence of the model RefSeq protein was modified relative to this genomic sequence to represent the inferred CDS: inserted 1 base in 1 codon; added 79 bases not found in genome assembly), with the translated sequence MYSSDVSGTYVFLLVCNNTPKGKTLSIKCYSFTSGRIKNKICLCVCPDDTPVASAKAGPADGSGDVDEEGNAHNGRLXRAVIIGEQEHRIDMQVIRPYLRVIPHGGYYGEGLNAIIVFSACYLPDSSCPDYHYIMENLFLFVVSSLEMLVAEDYLIIYMNGATPRSKMPGISWLKKCYQMIDRRLRKNLKSLVIAHPTWFIRTVLAISRPFISLDELAEIVSMEQVHVPECVVQLT